The window gaggtgtgtgcccttgggatttgaacctgcggacaatggtcttggtagtccgttccacacccaactaggttatcgccgcttttaccatggcacaaagaaaataaggaaaaaaaaaacaaaagaaataggACACGAGCACGAGtacacataaaagaaataacaatggaaaactaaatgaaaaaaacaaGTATTACAAAGTTATTAGTGTATCGTTCCAAACGTCATGATGTAAGTACGAAAACCCTCAGCACAAGCCGCGAGCGAGCCTCGGCGATGGTCTCCTATGGGCCCAATAGACGAAAAAAATgctgttatattataaataaaactttccaTCATGTTAAAGTTTGTCAGAATATCGGCACCACGCGGTCTATCGTACGCATGAAGTTTGTTAGTAACGTAAAcactttaaatattcattacacgTATTCCCTAAATTAATTAACCATTTCACTCTAAACGAAGCAGGGACAATGGAGTACAGAACATAATTAACGAACTTTGCAGCACTAAATTGTTAgggatatttacaaattaatgtaaaatctgttaaaataggtattgaaaagacaaaccatttttatatcttactaatataaatacgaaaaattGTTAAGATGTTTATATGGTTATATggttgttagaagtaaatacagtaaattgcagaacggatttgaatgaaatttggcgcaTAGAATAAATCCTGGAATCATTGCgtgtaagtacatataaatcaggaaataaaaaaacttgagGACGCCACTTTTCCTTTAACATTGTTAGTATAGGAAAtcagttccatattttactacaacatggagaggtttttattttcctgttcAAATATAGCGGAGTTTTATATGGAGAAAGTACTTCTATGCTGGCAAAATCGCAAGCAAAATGTAATGTAAAGGAGCACactaatatattatcataaacgTAACATATCCACGAAATGGTATAGCACCAAAGTAACAATTTAAATTGCCTGATTAAAAAAGTTTCATGTAGGCACTGGTGCTCAAACCTTTAAACGAATGAAAGTCGTTTATCGAAAGCAAACATTCGATTTTTGAATAACACCGTCCaacttttgtttaataaacaaaacggcCCTAACAAAGACCCGACTTGGAAATTGATTCTGGCCAAAATACGACTGTTGTTcggaaatttaaatttaaaaaatgaatattttaagtttttcgATTATATCTGTTTTGTTTGTCAACGTCATATTGTCCAAAGATTTACATGTAAAAGAGGTTGGTTATAGATTTGCATAAtatgagttttttattttttgactttttcaatatttttctttttttagaaCTTCGAATTGAAAGATAGAGATAACAGCATCAGTGATTTAACATACGGTTATGATGTGCTCCCAAATAATGAAAGAGTAagtaaacacaatttttttgttataacacCCAAGaatttatgcttgtatattttatgaatgttaatCAATTGAAGTTCAATATGATATTCaagcagaaaaaaaatcatattaataactTGCAAATATCTTCTAGTTCGTCAGACACGTAGAACTTGTGACTGAAAGCGTTGTTGAACATTTGATGAAAGAAATTAAGAAAAGATATCCGAACTCAACGCGAAATAACTCATCGAACCTTCTACAAAGGCTGAGGATAAAGTTACAGAAGCGcgtaaacaagaaaaataaaaaattgaggAAGAAACAAAAATTTGTGAATAAGGCCAATAATGTAACTAAACTTCCATAAattaatttggaaaataaaatagcctttacacaatttattactTCATAATATTAGCAAACCCTTAATGATGGATATAACCCAATCAACTAATTAGATTTCATAGACAAGTGAAAATActctattaaatttaattcagtttTTGAGAAATTACGAAACATTATATCTGctttattataatctaaatcCATTACTTCGTAGTACCTTTACTTCAGGCATGAAATACATAAAACACTATAGTATTGGAACTTTTTAAAGGGCAAGTACGACGCTAACCAGCCAGcattcagttgtataaaaaaacagaatTGCTAAGTAATAAATGCAGTGCatttttacgaaaaaataaatGCACTGCATTTATTACTATACATAAATAGTCGTTTACTtcgttttaaaatcaatttataaactaaaaaaggTCAATATACCTAAGTAATCAACAAAGAATACTTACATACTAAAAACATAATTCCAAATTATGGCTCCGCAGGGTAAATTAGATTAGGTatcgaaaatacattattattctgATACTCTGTGACTCTTTTGATTTATTTgagttttattataagtttaggAGATACAAACGTTAATAGCAATATCCATTTTCGCCAAATCGTAACCAGTGAATGGTGTAATAAgtactttaatgtttttttttttttgtcaaaacatggatatttttatgttgttggTGGTGACTGGTGAGATGGTATAGCGGAAATATTAATACGGAATTGTGATTTGTATTCAATACCAAATAACTCACATTAGAAAGTGACTGTAACGTGATGGTAAGTAAAATGGAGTTAGAAATTATCGCAACGAAAAATATTACCGCCCTCAATGGTCGCCAAAATTATGTCGATCTATTTTACTATAAGTACTAGCTAATctcaaaaaattaaacaaagataGGCATCGATAGATTTAGTTGGTCTACAGTTCACAGTTAATGTTTGTGCGCAATAATGTAATTTGTTGGtagtcataaaaaaatgttcgcACACTGCTACCTAGCATTGCATATGTCTATGGGCGACGGGTACTGCTTACTATCAAGGGGATGGATTGCTTGTTTGCCTActtaggcaataaaaaaaatctacatgtgtacataaattcaaatcaataatatgttataatctTCTGTTTTCGAATCGAAATTAACCGAGTAAGAAATCGAACTCTAGATttcacagatttttttatctgcatactttagaacaaaacaataaaacaaagacgaggcaataaaataatattcatttaatcaTGCATTTTAATATGTACAATTATGTCGACCGGCTTTCTCCTATCTCCATTTTCGATAGATGAAGACGCATTATATTCTCCATCTCGCTCGCGCACCATCGTCTTCACGAACCTGCGTCCATCTTTCTtcttatgttttttctttttcttgaGTTCTTGTTTATCTGTCTCCGTTTCCTTTGctttcttctttttatttgcCTTTCTTTTTCGCATTTTCTTGTGTGTCGgcggttttatttcaaaattatctgTAGTTGTTGGTGTTACTTGCATATCCTAAGGCGTAAGAATAATTAAAGGGTTACATTacatttcaaaacaatttttgaaataatctGTAGATACTATATAAAGTTTcgcagtataataaaaaatcttaaaatttcaAGGTCACTGTAGCACATGGAATTATTACATGATACCATACTACGTTATTTTGatctattacataaatattcaatacaattaaaGCAAATACCGAAGCAAGATTTCATCTAATTTTCGAATCTCAgatcacaaacaaaatatattttcggtaGTCTTTTCATTTGCCTTTTGTAACATACctacagtatattttttattcgttaataactggaatattttgtatgtaaaacaaattttgtacgaactcaaacaaaaaatctatatctattGCACGTGTATGAATATGGATCAAAAATGCATTTCGGGATAACTTCTACAATACCAAATCCGTTTTttagaaatagttttttgtttggTTATTGTTCGTGCTAAGTCACCTGAGTTTTTACGAAAAAGTAAATACAACGATTTGATATTTTGGTAGGTAGAAGTTTCAAAAAGCTCGAGATCGCATCACAGATCGCATCAAAAATTTGccaaatctatatattatataaaagaaagtggtgttagttacactatttataactcaagaacgggtAAActgatttggctgaaaattggtggagaggtagcttagaaccaggagacggacataggatactttttatcccgttcccacgggaacgggacgtgacataagatgtggtataagaaagtaaaatttggtatggagatagtataagaccctgggaaggttataggctactatcccagGAATATATATAGTagggcttttatcccggaaaactccttcacgcgagcgaagctgcgagcaaaagctagtattgtaatatttgacAATTACGAAGAGTATGAtactttgtttaattataatagtattgtgtttaaaacaaaataaactcacTTCACAGTCGtgccttattttttttcttacaaagaatattttttactttcttttttattttctcaagACATTTTTTAGCCCTCTGTATTATTGTGGTGtatattttctacaaaaataaaataggctTATATCGCCTTATAGGGAAACTAAACAACGAACGGTACTTCAAATTAGTAATGTAAACCTACATAGATACGTCTGCTgccttcaaatttaaatattcaattacgAGAATCGCCAAGACTTACCCGAAAATCAACTTGTTCAAAACTACCAAACCAACTGCCTAATTGTTTTGGATGATTAGGGGCGGCTTCCacctagaaaaaaaattattggtaAAGTGGGttaacagattttgtactaagGAAAAAATCTTCGTCGTACAAAACCGATTTATGAAAAacgcaaaaaattatatatttaagacaCTATAAACGGAGACAGAATAgctcattattaatattgtctcTTACTACACTCgtcaaaaagttaaattaactaCTACCATGAGAAGCTAAAATGTaatcagttttaatataaatttaagattGATCGATGAGTCAATCATTCTGAACTCTGATGTGGTTTAATAGACTTTGAAAACAAACTTCTACAAATAAATCATTGTCTATAAAGTGTCCAGAAAATTTTGCGTTTTGTTGCTTAGCTTCCTATTATCCATTActaggttataaaaatatttaaaattctgttttttataatatccgTCTACTCTTAAAAATCACTTTGTTCATTACTTACTTGTTGACTTCTGCCGTCGAACTgtacatttataacaataaaaaatactatttgaaCAATTACAAGTTCCGAATTCATTTTCACGCTGACTGTTTCGGTCAAGCGATGTTATCTGAACTGGTTTCTGAAGTTTTGAATCTGGTGTAAAGCTGTTTAGAATTTCATTTCCGTTGTTAATTCTTTTATTGCATCCAATGAGCAATGGTCGatagttaataatattcaatttacgAAGGAAGTTGGAATTTGCTGGCTTAATTTGCGGAATAAATTGTTGATGTTCGAAATtgtgatgaaaaaaatattgtctaacAATTCATGTTTCAATTTCGATGAGTATATCAGCGGTCAAGATGGAACTTTGTTGACGATTTAGTTAATTATAGTGATATAAAGGGCTAGTCAATTTGAAATTTGAgggtgttaaaaataaattaaattatatcaatgAATAGCATATTCATAAGACATATACCAAGATTtaatacatcaataaatataaatgaataaagttGTCAGCTatgaatttatacaaattttaaagcaaatctttttgaaataaaactattttccacgttttatcgcagttttttatatcattattttatccAGACGTTTTCAAAATCtagaaaattgtttaatttcaatgtcttacatttgcataaacataagaaatcattatgcaaaagGTTTTGTTTAACAAGCTGGTCTCTGAAACTACTTCTCGTATTCtaaattctttcactaaaaGGACGTTATATTATCCTTGAGGCTACATCATCCTAGAGTGCTCACTTGTGTCCGGGAACAGAATTCTTTAggagcaaagccgcgagcagaagTTGATTTTCTACAAACTTCGTAATTCAACACAAGTGGTTAAGTGTTTCATCATATTCCACAAAGTTGGAGTAAAACAAAAGCTTTTCACGGAAGTTTAAGTGGAAAGTTGATGTCGCAAAAAAATGATGTGGAAAATGTATCTGGATATCCGGaacataagttttaatattgatagattttttaaattaagaacataCGCTTGGACCAAAATTTTGGGTAATAActacatatttattgatattgtacAATGTGCTATTAATTTCCTTAGTACAAGCTGCATACTGCATAAATTGTAGCAAATATGCCACAATTTCGCGTTTCTTCAACAAAACCTAAATAAAAGCACCCACAACAGAACTCCACGGTTGCTTTATCGTAAGGTAACtgcttcattatttatttattttttacagtctattatgaaatgaaaaatgaaaattctATCAACAAATACGTAAAATTTGCCTACCCGCATGAGTATGCCGTTACCACGCAAAAAGAACTTTACCAAATAGACATATATTTTCCAAGGATCTAATTATTCACATTATCTACTCAAGGTGCCTAAACGTCAACCGCCATGTGTCctgttttatctatttatttttataaagttcaaAGGACTTCGAATAACAGTAAAACATAACTGTCCTAATAACTTCCACTTTGACAATTCGAGCCTTCGGTCATTGACAGCCAGATTTCACATATAACTGGTAATTTTGTATCTGTCTCTTTCTTACATGACTCTGCTAATGTCCAAAGAACGAGACGCAACATGCCAACGGTACATCTCCGCTACTTGTTGAATCAGAGTTCAGAGTCAAGGACGAATGCACTCAAGTCTTCACCTGTAAGAAAGTAACAGAGCAATACGTGAAAAAGAGCGAGCAACATTATTCCTACATAGACGAAAAAACATTGCCGTGGCTTGAACGTCGGTCACACGGCTTcatattatttgaatgtttaaaaGTGTTCGATTTTTCAAACATTTCTTTTAGATATAATAACGAGTGttgtaacaacaaaaatattgttttgtagtGTAGCAACATTGAATTTTTAGCGGGAATGGTTACGTGGTTCTTTTGCATTTACCGGTGCGTGAATTGAGTCATGAAACGAACGTGCGCGGGAgtcgatatttaaaaactaaaagtgacgtaaaatattttaatattgtgcaTTTTGgagttcttttttatattgagGGTaagtttaacttttattttaatcgcCAATCTCGAAATATAGTTTCTTCtgacatttacaatattatgtcgAAAATCAAGAACttaatgttcattattttttattatttttcgattctaataaaaacctatttcactGAATTTCAAACAcacttatataatatgatactaaagagtttcataaaaaaacgaccaattataaacataaaacattataaagattaatttaGAACAACCGTGAATATTTCATTTACCCTTTCAACTAAGcaagttttataacttaaaagTACAATAATTTAAGACTTgagttcaaataatataaacgttACAAGTTATTAAACTAATAGATACAGTTATAACGGCGTGGTCCATATTTAAGAAAATGATTCACGCAAACTAAGGAAATGTCGCTAACTGTAAATAGTTTAAGAATTCCTGTGCCTAGTCTTTACAAATTCTCAAATTCTAAAGTATTATAACTTTAACAGAGATTTAATTGACATTAGCAACCAAAACGAAATAATGTGATGGAATTTCTCGGTTTTAGAATTAATATCCGATAAGGCTCGCCACATGTACAGCATTTACATTTTGCCTACATTAATCATAATCTAGCGTTTTATTGTAATCTTTCTACATAAAAGAAAACACGGCCTTGCactttctataataataaaatgtacaaaacattTATCGAAACAATAAAACAGCTGATTTTAAGTACGCAGCTATATTATGCAAACAGAAAATCATACGTGTATGCCGATTGGAATAAGTAGGTTACCTCCGTCAGCATTTCCAAGTTGCTGATGACATGTATTTTTCACTAATTAGTAATAACAATTGATGAACTTCCGATATCATATATTGTGCTGcattttgtcttattttaaaCTGAAGGCATTTTTATCGATGCAGTAAAACTCGTTTAAGATGATTTTGAAGGGACCCGACCATAAACGCATTTTAAGCGAGAAAGCATATTGTGCTGGAAACGGATAATAAAAcgtattatgtacttattttgtggaggtattgaattataaacttataaaattattataatgttacctgtgtattttaaaattatgttacatcatgatattatttatattgtatgttttataggataagaatgtttgtatttatctagatatgtatgtattatatagtataatatgtattgccttgtttatatataagtacACCTACATTCTCACA of the Manduca sexta isolate Smith_Timp_Sample1 chromosome 18, JHU_Msex_v1.0, whole genome shotgun sequence genome contains:
- the LOC115449448 gene encoding uncharacterized protein LOC115449448: MNILSFSIISVLFVNVILSKDLHVKENFELKDRDNSISDLTYGYDVLPNNERFVRHVELVTESVVEHLMKEIKKRYPNSTRNNSSNLLQRLRIKLQKRVNKKNKKLRKKQKFVNKANNVTKLP
- the LOC115449440 gene encoding uncharacterized protein LOC115449440 isoform X1 — its product is MNSELVIVQIVFFIVINVQFDGRSQQVEAAPNHPKQLGSWFGSFEQVDFRDMQVTPTTTDNFEIKPPTHKKMRKRKANKKKKAKETETDKQELKKKKKHKKKDGRRFVKTMVRERDGEYNASSSIENGDRRKPVDIIVHIKMHD
- the LOC115449440 gene encoding uncharacterized protein LOC115449440 isoform X2 — translated: MVEAAPNHPKQLGSWFGSFEQVDFRDMQVTPTTTDNFEIKPPTHKKMRKRKANKKKKAKETETDKQELKKKKKHKKKDGRRFVKTMVRERDGEYNASSSIENGDRRKPVDIIVHIKMHD